Proteins found in one Quercus robur chromosome 2, dhQueRobu3.1, whole genome shotgun sequence genomic segment:
- the LOC126713426 gene encoding late embryogenesis abundant protein At1g64065-like: MAQKTNQQVNPLGPESKEPRSDEESGSKTSAEELKRKKRIKLAIYIAAFAVFQTIVILVFALIVMRVKTPKVRLGNDVTFHNVTTGNSTSPSFDINFTTQLRVKNANFGPYKYDSTIATFMYKGVTARQVTIPKGKAGLRSTKKVGVTLNVNSKDLPSSANLAGDLKSGLLVLNSHAKLSGKVELMFIMKKKKSVEMNCTMTINLSSKEIHSMICE; encoded by the coding sequence ATGGCGCAGAAAACAAACCAACAAGTGAACCCTTTGGGACCAGAAAGTAAGGAGCCTAGAAGTGATGAAGAGTCTGGCTCTAAAACATCTGCAGAGGAGCTCAAGCGAAAGAAAAGGATCAAATTGGCCATATATATTGCTGCTTTTGCTGTGTTCCAAACCATAGTCATCTTGGTTTTTGCACTCATTGTAATGCGTGTTAAGACTCCAAAAGTCAGGTTGGGCAATGATGTTACATTCCACAACGTGACCACTGGCAACTCAACATCACCTTCCTTTGATATAAACTTCACAACCCAATTGAGGGTTAAGAATGCAAACTTTGGTCCTTATAAATATGATAGCACCATTGCCACATTCATGTACAAGGGTGTGACTGCAAGGCAAGTCACTATTCCTAAGGGTAAGGCTGGGCTGCGTTCGACCAAAAAAGTTGGTGTCACACTAAATGTGAATTCAAAGGACTTGCCAAGTTCTGCCAATCTTGCAGGTGACTTAAAAAGTGGGTTGTTGGTGCTAAACAGCCATGCCAAGCTTAGTGGGAAAGTGGAATTGATGTTtataatgaaaaagaagaagtctgTCGAAATGAACTGCACCATGACTATCAATTTATCATCAAAGGAGATCCACTCTATGATTTGCGAGTGA